CACTGCCGTTTTTAAGACATCAAGAGCATTTATCAAGAAAAAAGAAGAAAATAAATTCGGAATACCTACCATGATTCCTGTAATTATATCTTCATTATTTATTTTATTTTTATCTTTGATGGTATATAACAAACTAATCAAAAATGCAGTTACAAAAACAAAAAATAAAAATAAAGGTTTTAAGTTTAGTGAGGCATATTTTTGGAATAATTTATTGGAAAATTCAGCAATTCCTCCATAAAAGAAAAGAAATATTAAAGATAAACGTAGAGCCTGTTTCCAATCTTTGTTAAAAGGAAAATTAACAATTATTATAGATAAAATAGCAAGAGAGATTCCCAGCCATTGAATTGAACTGGGGAATTCCTGCCATAAAACTATTGATAAAAGCATTGGCAATAAAATACCAAGTTTAGAAAACACTCCCGAAAGTCCAACACCATCATTTTTTACACTTTTTTGATAATAAATAAAAGATAAAAAGAAAAATACCCCAGCAAAAATTCCTATAAATACAGTCCAACCTAAACTTGCCTTTTTAGAAAAAACATCATTATTCAAAAATATAACACCTGTAAATTCTTTAACTAAATTAACAAATTCTCCACCTTCAAAATAACTGAATAGTCCTTTCCTTAAAATAAAAAACAGACTAATTGCAAATGCTATAAAATAGTTAGAAGTAGTAACCGCTAATCTGTTCATATTATTTCCTTCACTGTGTTTAAAAATAAGAGCTATAGAAGAACTGCATATTATCGCTAAAATTAAATAAATCAACTATTTTCACCTCAATTATAATTTAATAATTCCTGTATATCTTCCCAGG
This is a stretch of genomic DNA from Halanaerobiales bacterium. It encodes these proteins:
- a CDS encoding EamA family transporter — translated: MNRLAVTTSNYFIAFAISLFFILRKGLFSYFEGGEFVNLVKEFTGVIFLNNDVFSKKASLGWTVFIGIFAGVFFFLSFIYYQKSVKNDGVGLSGVFSKLGILLPMLLSIVLWQEFPSSIQWLGISLAILSIIIVNFPFNKDWKQALRLSLIFLFFYGGIAEFSNKLFQKYASLNLKPLFLFFVFVTAFLISLLYTIKDKNKINNEDIITGIMVGIPNLFSSFFLINALDVLKTAVVFPIFSAGSIVVISLGGFIIFQERLNKREVSAIFMTIIALILINI